Part of the Sphingobium sp. TKS genome is shown below.
TGAGCCGCGCCCGCAGAAGATCGACGTCACCGTGGCAGCCCGCCCATGGATCGCCGCCGCAATGCCCGACCAGGACCGCATCATCTGCCATCCCGGATTCTTTCAGATAGGACAGCGCCTCCTGGAAACCGCGCAAGCAGGTCTGCGTCAGCGTCTCAGCCCCGGCACTGGCGGCCGCGCGACGGAGGCGCACCTCACGCGCCAGCGCCACACGCGACTTGAGCGCCATATTCCGCGAATACACAAAAACGTAGTTCCGCTTGGCTCGCTCCAATTGCTGGCCGACCGCGTCCAGCATCCGTCGCTTTCGCTCAAGCTGCCGCAGGCCAATCCTTGCGATCGTCGTCATCAGGTCCGATAATTTGGGTTTGACCCCGCGGCGCACCCGGACGGGTGACGCGACGCGCGCGGGCCGCGTCGCGAAGCGGAAAATCTGCTCCAACTGCCCGGCTTCCAATCCTTCGGTGCTGTGGACGGCCGCCAGGAGCAGGTGGCGCGCAGGCGCATAATGGAAGTGGTTGCCGACCAGCGTCGCCCGATAGCGCGGCGAAACGATCTCGGTCCGGGGGCGAAGACCGCGAACATGCTCGCGCGAAAGGGTCCAACTCCAGGTCAGACGCGTTTTGACGAAAGTAAACCGCGCCATGTCCGCGCGGGTTCGCTCGACCCTTTCCTCCAGCAACCTCCGCGCGACGTTGACGCGTCCCAGCGCCATGATCCCCCGCAAATCGGTCAGCAACAACATATGGGTTTGGCAGCAGGTCGCCACGCGCAAAATCCAGCTCCGCTCGATCCGCCATGGCTCGCCGGCTACCAGCCATTCATGCCAGCACTGGGCGCAGCCAATCGAGCGCAGCGCCCGTGGCAAGAGATCGGCCTTCCCGCAGCCCACGAACGTCCCGACAACCGCCTCCTCGGGTACCATCGTCGCCCAAGCCAGCCGTTCAACCATGACTTGACGCTGCTCCGGCACGCCAGCGGTCAAGGAGGCCAGGTCACGACCGGCCAGAGCCGCGTCGATCCCGAGATGGTGAAACAGTGCTTTGGAGGTGGTGTCATGACGCTCAGCCAAGCGCCGCAACCAGGATTCGAAACATTCTTCGGGCAGCGGTTTGACCCGAAATGCCAACGGTTCGATTTCCTGCCCCCTCATTCCGGGCTGTAGGGCGTAAAGAACTGCAAGGCCTGGCTGATATCGTCTTGCGTCACCAGCGCACGGTCGTGCCGTTTGGCGACCTTTCCAGACCAGCGCAGGATCCGCTTGAAATTCCCGGTGACCCCGCCGCTTTCGCGCCAAATGCGCTCGGCAAAAGCCGGTTCGGCCAGATGATCGGGTTCTACCATTCCCATCCCGCGGGCCAACGCCCTGATCAGGCGCTGCGAGGGTTCGCCTGGCGCCCATAACGGCAATTGGAGCATGATCGAGCGGTACGCCAGTTCGACATCGTCGGCAAAGATCTGCCGGGCGACTTCGAGGCCCGCCACGACCAGGGGCACATTGCCCGCGCTCATCAGGAAACGGAACGCATCAAGCGTGTCGCGGCGCGCGACGCCGCTGGCCGTCAGCATCACGTGAACATTGTCGATCGCAACCAGCCTCGTACCCTGTTCGGCAAGCAGATCCACCACCTTCAGATCGGCGGTTTTGTGCGTGTTCGAGCGGATCGGCCAGCCCTGTTTCCAGAGCAAGGCGAGGTTGATCTTCAGCGAGGTCGGGCTCGAGGGAATGACCGTCCGTAGCATGGGCTGATACCGCGCCTCGCCCCAACTGGCTGGCTCAGGAAATGCCTCGGCCAGGCGCCGCTGGGTTTCGCGCAGGATCGAGGTCTTGCCCATGCCGGACTGGCCGGTGAGCACGATGCAGGTTGGGCGTTCCTCGGGATCGTCATGGGCAACGTCGACAATCGTCTCGACGGCGTCGCGGGCTTCGGCAAAATCGATCCAGAATGCGGAGGATGGTGCCGACAAAGGCGCTGTATCAGCGGCGCTCATATCCGCTCCTGCAACCAGTCATCCTCGCCCAGATCCGCGACCGATTTCCACTGAACCGGCGGTTTTTCGGGCTCTCGGGGGATCCGCAGGTCCGCCAGCGTCGTCCCCTCCCCTTCCCGGCGCTTTGCCTGGCGTCTTGCCTCCTTCGTGCGAACGCGGGCGCGATGGATTTCCTGATTGGCGGCCGCGATCGCCCGCGCGGTCGCCGCGCGACCGCCATCTGCCTGATAGGCCCTGCCCAAGCCCCTGACCCTCGCCCTGGCGGCTTCCCAATCCGCCTCCCCAACGTCCGGATACTCGCCGGTTATCGGCAGTTCCACATAGCCGCCGTCCAGTTCGGCATAAACATGGCGGATCGTCCGCTCATCCCAGCTGATCTCAACCTTTTGGCCTGTAGGCGCTTGCAACCGTAGCAGCTTCTGCTCGCAAACAGCGCCTTTTCCTGCCCAGATTACCTGACAACGAGCCGACTATGCTGCTCACGCTATCCGACAATGTGCTCGCCATCATCCGCGTCTGCTCGCAAACGGCAAAGGGCCGCTCATGGTATCTGCCAACTACAAAGTCGAGATTAGCAGTCATTTGCTGATGCGCGATGCTCACGCAGCTTTGTGGAACCCAAGATCAGAAAGTACACGATGGGGCAAACCACCATCAGCATCACTGCTGGATCGGTAGCCCATCTCGTTGGGCCATCGCTGTCCGGCTCACTTGCTACCGCGAGCATGAGCGCGATTGATCCTCGCACAGCGGCGTAGGTGGCAGGAACAAGCAGGATGTGGAGAAGCCACCCGTAGCGGAACCGCATGGCGCCAAACCAGCAGAGTACAGCTATGGCGGGTGGAGCGAGTGTGGCGGCTACGAAGCCGCAGAACCAAATGGCAAACCCTGCCGGAGTCAGCGTATCGCGATAGTAGCTGGCGATCCCATCCGGTCGCAATCCGAGAGCGACGAAAGAGCCTGCGACGACAACGGCACCCAAAGCCGTCAGTCCGACGCCACGCAATGTCCCGTGTCTCGGCATCAATCTATGCAATCCAGTAAGCCATTGATCAGGCTGCTCGCACTTTGGCTCGGAAGAAGGTCGTTTCCGACCCAATCAGATCGGGGTCGATCCCGCTCTCCTCGGCGGCCAGTTGCTGGATGATCCGCCAAATCTCGGGGGCGGTGAGGCGCGCGCCGTCGCGGGCAAGCCTGCCACGGTTCTGCTCCGTGACCAGTCGGGCGAGATCGCCGATAGTGTCGCACCTCCGAGGTAATCGCCGGCGGTCGAGGTGCCGTAACCATAGCCCCGCGTAGGCGCTCGCTCCAGCAGCGAAGATGCGAAGGGGAGGTGCCAGCGTCGTGAAGGCGAGGATCGCGACCGCGACAGCGAAGCAGAGACCACTGACAATCCCAAGCCATCCGGCTCGCGTCGCCGGCATCTTGAGGTCGGTATCGGCTTCCAGGTCGCTGAACGCTTGGCGCAGCTTCCCACCGATCAGCGGCGCCAACGGCGCATCCGGCCCGACGTGCCGGCCAAGCCCGAGCGCGCGTCGAAGCCTGTAGAACGTCATCTGCGTGGCGCATGTCGTGCCGCCCCCGCTGTAGGCTGCGACATGCGCGACGACATGGTCACGCACCTCGCCGAACGTTGTCCAAGGCAGGTTCGAGCGCAGGCGCAGATCGAAGGTGCGCTCGATTGCGAGGAAGAAGTCGGTGTCGTCGCCATCACCGACCCAGCCAACCGTATCGAGCACCTGCATGAACCCGGCTCCTCAGCGGTTCTGCAAAACGACCGTTTCTGACGAGCCGATCGCCTTGCTGGGCCGGCAACGTAAATCTGCGGGCCGCACTTTGTCAAAACTGTTCTGGAAACCCGCGTCGCAAAACGGTATGCCCCGCACGAGTTTGGAGAAGATCAGACGCTCATGCGGGTCGGCTATGCCAGGGTCAGCACCAGCGACCAGAACCCCGAGCTCCAGCTCGATGCGCTGCGGCGGGCCGGCTGCGAGCGGGTGTTCACCGAAAAGGCGTCGGGCGCGCGCGATGACCGGCCCGAACTGGCGCGCATTCTGGAAGACGTGCTGCGCGCAGGCGACACGCTGGTTGTTTGGAAGCTCGACCGCCTCGCCCGCTCGCTCAAGAAGTTGATCGCCACGGCCGAGGATCTGGAGCGCGAGAAGATCGAGCCTGACGGCGAGCGCCTGGTGCCAATAATGGCGATATTTGATCCGAACGCCCTTGGGGTGGACGGTTAACGACGTCGAGGGCAGGAACTGGCGGAAAAGCTGGTCGGAATTAACCGACAAAGGCAGCAGCGGGCCGTGCCTCGCTGCTTCCCGCTCCCACATCTGAGCCGGGCACAGGCCCCCCAGCGCGCTATGCGGCGTGTAATGATAGATCGCGATCTGGCACAGGAGCCAGCGCTCGAACTCCGCAAGGGTCATCGCCGCTTCAGCCTCAGCATCATGCCCGTCACGTGCCAGGACGTTTGATCCCGTCGCTCCGGGCAAAAGCCGCAGCTTTCCGACCATTGTTCCGATCAGCCGCTCGATATGGCCGCCCAGATGGGCGGGTCCAGGCTTGCGGACATCGGGGTCGATTCCGTTGCGGACACAGGCCCGCCTGAAGGCCTCCGACCGATGCGGTTTGGCCTGATCCGCATGCAGGCGCCTGAACAGGCCATACATTGGGTAACTGACATCCACCCCCAGATGGGCGAGGATCGGCTCCTTGGGCAACAAGGCACTCGCAACGGCCCGCCCGCACCGGAATATCGAGGGGTCGCCAAAGCTGACATAATAGCCAAGGATGGATCGGGTCCAGATTTCGATGAGGAAGGTGATCCAGGGCCTGCCGAGCTCTTCGCGCCCCAGACTATCGACCAGGATGACGTCTGCCTTGGTATGATCCATCTGGACGAGATCGAGAAATCCTTCGCTCGAATATTCGCCGGGGTGCGGCTCATGGGCACTTCTGGTCTTCGATCCCATGGTGGCTTTGGCCCACTTGCGGCTCGAAATTTCCGACAGCAGCCGCTCGATCGTTTTCTCACTGGGGATCATATCGGCGGGAAACCGGTGATTTCCGTTGTCCGCGTGCAGCAGACCCCATATCTGCCGCGCCACTTCCGCGCGCGATGGCGAGACCATCTTGAGCGCAATTTCGTCGATCAACACGTCGATGCTAGCCCTCACCGCCGGATCGATCCTGTGCGATCCGACAACGGGTCCACGTGGTTTTGGCGCAAGCGACTCCGCGACCGGATGCGTCCGAAACCGCGCGGCCAGTGTCCGTATCTGGCGCTCTTTCAATCCGGTTGCCTCGGCAATCGCCGCGATCTGGGCTGCCTTCACCGGGCCGGTGGGCGATATATGTTGTCGGAAATGCGGGTACAGCGCCAACCCCGCCTCGAGCGATTTGAGGCTGCGTCGGGGCGCAGGAGACGGCTTCCGCTCTATCATGGAATGGGCTCCACAACGATTTTTGCTGTCGCCGAAAATGTAGCTTATTTTGTCGAACCCCGCGATCTGCAAATCGCGTTACCCAGAATTGCTTGCAGTATAGCCGCTATAAGAGTCTGATTTTACTATAAATCAGTGCGCTGCAGGCTATTCTGTCTGCTGACAGCATGGAACCGGCGGGCTACCTGGTCAGGCTATGCGCGGGCGCTGCAACTGCAATCGGCCGAGGTCGACGAAATCGACGTATTTTCCTGGGGTTGCGGGCTCCAGATCCCCGGCCGGCCGCTGCGCTCGACCACCCTCGACCTGTTCGACCGCTTCGATGCGTGGGCCGCGGCGCTCGCCGATCCCGACCCGCTCGCCTGGCGCGATACGCTGCCCACCGCCATCAGCGCGCCGGCGGTTGCCACGCAGCACCCTGCCCTCGTCCGCGCGCTCGATCAGGTCCGCCAACACGCGCTGGCGGATGGCGGCATCCTGCCCTGGCTCGGCCTGCCGTTCGCGCTACGCGATAGCGGCCTCTCCGCGAGCACCCTCCCCTGCCTCGCCGGCGGCGCCAAGGCGTTCCGGCTGAAGCGCAAACCCGACGCCGATGATTGGCTGGCGGTGTTGCGGGCGCTCGAACGATCGGCGCGCGAGGGTCTGGAACGGCTTCACGATCTGGAGAAATTTCATCGCAACGCCCAACGCGCGATCGTCGAAGCGTTCCGTCCGGGCGCCCTCCCCCGGCTGCTCGCGCTCACGCATCATCGCCCGCTGCTATCGCCCCAGGGAGTTGCCGATGCGCTGGCCCTCAGCGTCGCCGGAGCGAGCAAGCTGCTGGAGCGGGCCGTCGCCGCGGATCTTCTGGTCGAGATTACCCAGCGGCGCAGCTGGCGGCTGTTTCTGCCACCGGACCTTGCGGTCGAATTCGGTTATGCAGCACCGAAGCGCGGCCGTCCGGCGAAGGAGCCCCCTCCCCTGCCCGCGAGCCGCGACCTCACCGTGGCTTTCGATGCATTTGATCAGGAAATGGCCGCCATCGACAAGCTGCTTACAAGCGCGCGCGGGCCAAAGCTTTCGTCGCCATGACAGGTGTTGCGAATCAAATGCGAATTTGCGGTGGGAGCAAGTGGGGTTCACAATCATGTGCGCTCTGATTTTGATCACAAACTTGTGACAACTGGCCCAAAATACGGCCCAGCCAGACGCCCGCACAGAGCGATTTGACGCTATTCATGAGGCCGTGGATGCCAGAAGGCCCAAAAGCGCCTGGTAAGGCTCTGGCGGCGTTTTAGGACTATTTCTCGGTTTGTTCCGATTTTGAGGGGTGCGCTGGATATGAAGCACCCTGGCTTCGGCGGTATGTACCCTAACATTTCACAAGCTGATCGAACGAGGTGATGTCGCGTGAGCGCTACGCCAGCTGGATGCCCGTTCGATGGCAGACGTTCAGCATCGAGGTAGATCCAGGCTTCCAACAGGCCCTCGAGAGTTTGGACTTCGATCTGGGCTCGCCGACATTCGATTCTTTCGAAGGCGTCGAGGCAGACCCGGTGATGAGGTAGGTCAGGCGACAGGATGAGGTGAACCGGGATCTCGTCCGCCATCGTCCGCGGGAATCAAGGCAGGGTAGCCAAGATGATGGGACCAGCTTCGAGTGCGCATCGTCGAGTGTTGTCGCGCTGATTGATCGGGAGGCGGGCGATGCACGGTTCGGCAGCGGATGTTGAACGCCATCCTCTGGATGCTCTATGCTCGTGCGAGATCGGGCACTGGGCCTTGTCATTGTGTTCGGTGCTTGCCGATGGCGTCCCCTCCCCCTTCAATCTTTTCAAAGAAAGGGAGAAGCGCCGCAGGCGCCGTTAATTCCTTTAGAAATAAAGATAGAAAGTTAGGCTGTGGATGCGCCGGACGCGACTCATGGATTCATCACGAGTCGGGGAATTCAGCGCGTTCCCGTAATACCGTCTGACCGTTCCTGAAATACCCTGTGCGGTGTTCCCATTGGACCGTGATTCGGTTCCCAATGTACCGTGCGCCGTTCCTGAAATACCGTGTGGGCGGGTCATTGGAGATCGGGGCGGAAAGGGCGGTAAAACGCGTTTTACTCGATGCTACATCCCTGATTTCCCGGAGTTTTGAGCTTCCTGACGACACAGGCGGACACAGTTGATAGCCACTCTTGTAGCCGCGATCATGACACTCGGGCACTTGCTGGCCGGGAAATCGGCAAGGCCTCCCGACTCTCCCACGGTATATTAGGAACGAAGGGCCGATCGAGACAGGCGGCCAGCCTCTGGAGCGGAGTTTCGCTCTGGTTTGAACTTCAATGACTGGCTGCCGGGCGCTTGAAACGGCGGTCGCCGGGCCATCATCTCCGGGCCTGGCGAGGCGTGAATACACGTCGATGGCGCGGTACTTTGGGAACGGCCGCCTATTGGGCTCGGCCGTTTGATCTCGTCTGCCATGGCGGACCGAGGCGGCGGAGTTTTCCTCCGCACGGTATTTCAGGAACGCCTGATCGATTGCCGCGGAGCCGATCTCGATAAACGATCGCAGCGTTCCCCCCTTCCCTTCCCTCTCGTTCCAGGAAGCGCCGGCACGAGATTGACCCGCCATCTGCTTTATCCGGCTTATATCCTGGTTGCTTGGAAACGACGTGCGATGATCGAAAGGGTGTCCGCGTTCCTGATGTACCCGGCGCCGGTCAACTGGTGGGATGATCGATGCCCGAGCCTGGCCCGGAAGGACGTAACGGCTTGGCCAAGGTGGCTGTGACTTCGGCCCGCACAGCGTAATAGGCGAAAATAATGGCGGCAACGCCCGGCCGCTGAGCCCCGCGTCATGGCTGAGATCTCATATTCTATGGGATAGCGTCCCGGTAGGACGGGGTGCTCGGTGGGGAGGGGCCGCGCAACTGCCGGCCCTTGTCCGTCGGTACTTCAGGAACGCAAGAACTATGCGCAACTCGGGTAGCGGAAGGTTGTTCCTGAAAGGCCGCGCTGTTCGAAGCGGCGCTGTAGCGCGCTAC
Proteins encoded:
- a CDS encoding TniQ family protein, with amino-acid sequence MRGQEIEPLAFRVKPLPEECFESWLRRLAERHDTTSKALFHHLGIDAALAGRDLASLTAGVPEQRQVMVERLAWATMVPEEAVVGTFVGCGKADLLPRALRSIGCAQCWHEWLVAGEPWRIERSWILRVATCCQTHMLLLTDLRGIMALGRVNVARRLLEERVERTRADMARFTFVKTRLTWSWTLSREHVRGLRPRTEIVSPRYRATLVGNHFHYAPARHLLLAAVHSTEGLEAGQLEQIFRFATRPARVASPVRVRRGVKPKLSDLMTTIARIGLRQLERKRRMLDAVGQQLERAKRNYVFVYSRNMALKSRVALAREVRLRRAAASAGAETLTQTCLRGFQEALSYLKESGMADDAVLVGHCGGDPWAGCHGDVDLLRARLKERFADPLFRIPLDLAGYHPGNRWE
- a CDS encoding TniB family NTP-binding protein, yielding MSAADTAPLSAPSSAFWIDFAEARDAVETIVDVAHDDPEERPTCIVLTGQSGMGKTSILRETQRRLAEAFPEPASWGEARYQPMLRTVIPSSPTSLKINLALLWKQGWPIRSNTHKTADLKVVDLLAEQGTRLVAIDNVHVMLTASGVARRDTLDAFRFLMSAGNVPLVVAGLEVARQIFADDVELAYRSIMLQLPLWAPGEPSQRLIRALARGMGMVEPDHLAEPAFAERIWRESGGVTGNFKRILRWSGKVAKRHDRALVTQDDISQALQFFTPYSPE